Proteins from a genomic interval of Zingiber officinale cultivar Zhangliang chromosome 1B, Zo_v1.1, whole genome shotgun sequence:
- the LOC122013733 gene encoding histone H3.3-like, translating to MARTKQTARKSTGGKAPRKQLATKVARMSQPLAGRVKRPHRFRPGTVALREIRKYQKNTDLLIQKLPFQRLVREIAQNYKTDLRFQSHAVLALQEAAEAYLVGLFEDTNLCAIHAKRVTIMPKDVQLARRIRGERH from the exons ATGGCTCGCACAAAGCAGACCGCACGCAAGTCCACCGGCGGCAAGGCTCCCCGCAAGCAACTCGCCACCAAG GTAGCGAGGATGTCTCAGCCACTGGCAGGGAGGGTTAAGCGACCGCACCGGTTCCGGCCGGGGACCGTGGCGCTGCGTGAGATCCGTAAGTACCAAAAGAACACGGATCTGCTGATCCAGAAGCTGCCGTTCCAGCGTCTGGTGCGGGAGATCGCGCAGAACTACAAAACGGACCTGCGGTTCCAGAGCCACGCCGTGCTGGCGCTGCAGGAGGCGGCCGAGGCCTACCTCGTCGGCCTCTTCGAGGACACCAACCTCTGCGCCATCCACGCCAAGCGCGTCACAATTATGCCCAAGGACGTCCAACTCGCTCGTCGCATCCGCGGCGAGCGCCATTAA
- the LOC121986077 gene encoding NAC domain-containing protein 74-like isoform X1 produces MEKLSVCLPPGFGFHPTDAELISHYLKLKILGHNFDELIPEVDIYKHEPWDLPAKCRLRTRDSKWHFFALIDRKYPNSSRTNRATEEGYWKSTGKDRDVKSQNRVLGTKKTLVFHEGRPPCGRRTDWIMHEYHIGKKEYKAALNSKDIFVLCRVTKRNGWESEEGKVAQNAEPVVFKESSSHSTDIDDIDAWVAELFDPNFSGPSELEHEAEGDLTSVPTKQEPLDTYLDPNSEENVDFLLVDDIFDILRSGCSDNINLADSKIGTENTVKQDSSLGGATASNSCESPRIQIRPRNEMIRQRNEDHSAGVPSDRIRLQVSKMQSTNTQSVNLTVKYSNKDYHRDLSRSYNKGFAGLNWFIFGACLAGSIALIMYFLFPDARWFLTSSSKPHL; encoded by the exons ATGGAAAAATTAAGTGTTTGTTTGCCACCTGGGTTTGGTTTTCACCCGACAGATGCTGAACTTATATCTCACTATTTGAAGTTGAAAATACTAGGGCACAACTTCGATGAGCTTATACCAGAGGTGGACATATATAAGCATGAGCCATGGGATCTACCTG CAAAATGTCGTCTTCGCACCAGGGATAGCAAGTGGCATTTTTTTGCATTAATTGACAGAAAGTACCCTAACAGTTCTCGTACAAACAGGGCGACAGAAGAAGGTTATTGGAAATCCACAGGCAAAGACCGTGACGTGAAGTCCCAAAACCGAGTATTAGGCACCAAAAAAACGTTGGTCTTTCATGAAGGTCGGCCTCCATGTGGAAGACGCACTGATTGGATTATGCATGAATATCATATAGGCAAAAAAGAATATAAGGCTGCTCTCAACTCAAAG GATATTTTTGTTCTTTGTCGTGTTACTAAGAGGAATGGTTGGGAATCTGAAGAAGGTAAAGTCGCCCAAAATGCTGAACCTGTGGTTTTCAAGGAATCGTCTAGTCACTCAACTGACATAGATGATATTGACGCATGGGTTGCAGAGCTCTTTGATCCCAACTTCAGTGGTCCTAGTGAACTAGAGCATGAGGCTGAG GGAGATCTTACTTCTGTTCCAACAAAACAGGAGCCACTGGATACTTATCTTGACCCAAATTCTGAAGAAAACGTTGATTTCCTATTAGTAGATGACATCTTTGATATCCTCAGATCTGGCTGCTCTGATAACATAAACCTTGCTGACTCTAAAATTGGAACTGAGAATACTGTTAAACAGGACTCATCACTGGGTGGCGCTACTGCTTCTAACTCATGTGAGAGCCCCAGAATTCAGATTAGACCACGTAATGAAATGATTAGACAACGTAATGAAGACCACTCAGCTGGTGTTCCCTCTGATAGGATTAGGCTTCAGGTTAGCAAGATGCAATCAACGAACACTCAATCAGTCAATCTCACTGTCAAGTATAGCAACAAAGATTATCATCGTGATTTGAGCAGAAGCTATAATAAAGGTTTCGCTGGGCTAAACTGGTTTATCTTCGGTGCTTGCCTTGCTGGATCGATTGCTCTTATAATGTATTTTCTGTTCCCTGACGCTCGGTGGTTCCTCACTAGCTCCTCAAAGCCTCACTTATAG
- the LOC121986077 gene encoding NAC domain-containing protein 74-like isoform X2: protein MGSTWATEEGYWKSTGKDRDVKSQNRVLGTKKTLVFHEGRPPCGRRTDWIMHEYHIGKKEYKAALNSKDIFVLCRVTKRNGWESEEGKVAQNAEPVVFKESSSHSTDIDDIDAWVAELFDPNFSGPSELEHEAEGDLTSVPTKQEPLDTYLDPNSEENVDFLLVDDIFDILRSGCSDNINLADSKIGTENTVKQDSSLGGATASNSCESPRIQIRPRNEMIRQRNEDHSAGVPSDRIRLQVSKMQSTNTQSVNLTVKYSNKDYHRDLSRSYNKGFAGLNWFIFGACLAGSIALIMYFLFPDARWFLTSSSKPHL from the exons ATGGGATCTACCTG GGCGACAGAAGAAGGTTATTGGAAATCCACAGGCAAAGACCGTGACGTGAAGTCCCAAAACCGAGTATTAGGCACCAAAAAAACGTTGGTCTTTCATGAAGGTCGGCCTCCATGTGGAAGACGCACTGATTGGATTATGCATGAATATCATATAGGCAAAAAAGAATATAAGGCTGCTCTCAACTCAAAG GATATTTTTGTTCTTTGTCGTGTTACTAAGAGGAATGGTTGGGAATCTGAAGAAGGTAAAGTCGCCCAAAATGCTGAACCTGTGGTTTTCAAGGAATCGTCTAGTCACTCAACTGACATAGATGATATTGACGCATGGGTTGCAGAGCTCTTTGATCCCAACTTCAGTGGTCCTAGTGAACTAGAGCATGAGGCTGAG GGAGATCTTACTTCTGTTCCAACAAAACAGGAGCCACTGGATACTTATCTTGACCCAAATTCTGAAGAAAACGTTGATTTCCTATTAGTAGATGACATCTTTGATATCCTCAGATCTGGCTGCTCTGATAACATAAACCTTGCTGACTCTAAAATTGGAACTGAGAATACTGTTAAACAGGACTCATCACTGGGTGGCGCTACTGCTTCTAACTCATGTGAGAGCCCCAGAATTCAGATTAGACCACGTAATGAAATGATTAGACAACGTAATGAAGACCACTCAGCTGGTGTTCCCTCTGATAGGATTAGGCTTCAGGTTAGCAAGATGCAATCAACGAACACTCAATCAGTCAATCTCACTGTCAAGTATAGCAACAAAGATTATCATCGTGATTTGAGCAGAAGCTATAATAAAGGTTTCGCTGGGCTAAACTGGTTTATCTTCGGTGCTTGCCTTGCTGGATCGATTGCTCTTATAATGTATTTTCTGTTCCCTGACGCTCGGTGGTTCCTCACTAGCTCCTCAAAGCCTCACTTATAG
- the LOC121986091 gene encoding 60S ribosomal protein L7-2-like, whose protein sequence is MEEEPQPLNYVHETVLKKRKTSEDWAIKRRELLAEKKRSKKERSKGPIKRPEEFVKEYRDKELDFVRMKQRLKVRKLPNVDMKSKLLFVIRIHGSKDMHPQTRKILNKLRLVQILNGVFLKANEANLRMLLRVEPFITYGYPNLKSIKDLIYKKGHGKVDKERAPLTDNNVIEQALGQYGILCIEDIVHEIATVGSHFREVTHFLWPFKLKCPERGLRTNKKLYKLGGDTGNREDQINVLIDKLN, encoded by the exons ATGGAAGAGGAACCACAGCCTCTTAACTATGTTCATGAAACTGtgctgaagaaaagaaaaaccagTGAGGATTGGGCCATCAAGAGAAGGGAGCTCCtagcagagaaaaagagaagtAAGAAAGAGAGATCAAAAGGTCCAATTAAGAGGCCTGAGGAATTTGTCAAAGAATACCGAGACAAG GAGTTGGACTTTGTTCGGATGAAGCAAAGGTTAAAAGTTCGGAAGTTGCCTAATGTAGACATGAAATCTAAGCTGCTTTTTGTTATCCGGATCCATGG ATCAAAGGATATGCATCCACAAACAAGGAAAATCCTGAACAAGTTACGACTTGTACAGATATTGAATGGTGTTTTTCTCAAAGCCAATGAAGCAAATTTGAGAATGTTATTGAGGGTAGAACCATTCATTACTTATGG TTATCCCAACCTGAAAAGTATTAAGGATCTTATCTACAAAAAAGGCCATGGAAAAGTAGACAAGGAAAGGGCTCCTCTAACAGACAACAATGTCATTGAGCAG GCTCTTGGTCAGTATGGCATTCTTTGTATCGAAGACATCGTGCATGAGATAGCTACAGTTGGATCACATTTCAGGGAGGTTACACACTTCTTGTGGCCATTTAAGCTCAAGTGCCCAGAGAGAGGTCTTCGGACCAACAAAAAGCTATACAAGCTAGGAGGTGATACAGGCAATCGCGAAGATCAAATCAATGTGCTAATTGATAAACTGAACTAG